A single window of Vigna radiata var. radiata cultivar VC1973A chromosome 4, Vradiata_ver6, whole genome shotgun sequence DNA harbors:
- the LOC106758702 gene encoding uncharacterized protein At5g01610, whose protein sequence is MDEILNKVGSYWFSRKASKEFNSVGDDINSLSTSIEGGTKWLVNKLKGKMQKPLTELLKEYDLPIGMFPRDATNYEFNEETGKLVVYIPQVCEVGYRDSSVLRFSTCVSGYLEKGKLAEIEGIKTKVLIWVKVTTISSEGPKLHFMAGMKKTRKREAYEVTRDGINVDKF, encoded by the exons ATGGATGAGATATTGAACAAGGTGGGGTCATACTGGTTCAGCCGCAAGGCCAGCAAGGAGTTTAACTCTGTTGGAGATGATATCAAC TCACTGTCAACCAGTATTGAAGGGGGAACCAAATGGTTGGTCAACAAATTAAAAG GAAAGATGCAAAAGCCATTAACGGAGTTACTAAAGGAGTATGATCTACCCATTGGAATGTTTCCTCGTGATGCAACAAACTACGAATTCAATGAAGAAACTGGGAAACTTGTTGTTTACATTCCTCAAGTGTGCGAAGTCGGCTACCGAGATTCATCAGTCTTAAGGTTCTCCACCTGTGTGAGTGGTTATTTGGAGAAAGGAAAGCTAGCAGAAATAGAGGGAATAAAGACTAAGGTGCTGATCTGGGTAAAAGTAACCACCATTTCATCTGAGGGACCAAAGCTCCATTTCATGGCCGGCATGAAGAAGACAAGGAAAAGGGAAGCATATGAGGTTACTAGAGATGGTATAAATGTAGATAAGTTCTAA